One window of the Fusobacterium russii ATCC 25533 genome contains the following:
- a CDS encoding peptidase U32 family protein, with protein MKKVELLAPAGNMEKFKMAIHYGADAVFLGGKMFNLRAGSNNFSDEELTEAVNYAHERGRRVYVTLNIIPHNDELEELPDYVKFLEKIGVDGVIVADLGVFQVVKENSNLNISISTQASNTNWRSVKMWKDMGAKRVVLAREISLENIAEIRQKVPDIELEVFVHGAMCMAISGRCLLSNYMTGRDANRGDCAQACRWKYSLVEETRPGEAMPVFEDEHGTYIFNSKDLCTIEILDKILDIGVDSLKIEGRMKGIYYVSNAVKVYKDALNSYYSGKYEYNPKWREELESISNRSYTEGFYHGKAGVESLNYNNRNSYSQTHKLVAKVEQKLGNNEYILAIRNKLYVGQSVQIVSPGIEVRDFVIPEMIRIGRGPEESVDSANPNSFVRIKTDIKLDELDMMRIIL; from the coding sequence TTGAAAAAGGTAGAACTACTAGCACCTGCTGGTAATATGGAAAAATTTAAAATGGCAATACATTATGGAGCAGATGCGGTATTTTTAGGTGGAAAGATGTTTAATCTGAGGGCAGGAAGTAATAACTTTTCTGATGAAGAGCTGACAGAGGCGGTTAACTATGCTCATGAGAGAGGAAGAAGAGTCTATGTAACACTTAACATAATTCCACATAATGATGAATTGGAAGAATTACCGGATTATGTAAAATTTTTAGAAAAAATTGGAGTAGATGGAGTAATTGTTGCTGACTTGGGAGTATTCCAAGTGGTAAAAGAGAACTCTAATTTAAATATAAGTATAAGCACACAGGCGAGCAATACTAACTGGAGATCAGTTAAAATGTGGAAGGATATGGGAGCTAAAAGAGTCGTTTTGGCAAGAGAGATATCATTAGAAAATATAGCTGAAATTAGGCAAAAAGTTCCTGATATAGAGCTTGAAGTTTTTGTACATGGAGCAATGTGTATGGCAATTTCCGGAAGATGTCTACTTAGCAACTATATGACAGGTAGAGATGCTAATAGAGGAGATTGTGCACAGGCTTGTAGATGGAAGTATTCCTTAGTGGAAGAAACAAGACCTGGAGAAGCTATGCCGGTATTTGAAGATGAACATGGGACTTATATTTTTAACTCAAAAGATTTATGCACTATAGAAATTTTAGATAAAATTTTGGATATAGGAGTGGATTCATTAAAAATTGAGGGAAGAATGAAAGGAATTTACTATGTTTCAAATGCTGTAAAAGTATATAAAGACGCACTTAACTCTTATTATAGCGGAAAATATGAATACAATCCTAAGTGGAGAGAAGAGCTTGAATCTATCTCGAATAGATCATATACTGAAGGTTTCTATCATGGTAAGGCAGGAGTTGAGTCTTTAAATTATAATAATAGAAATTCTTATAGTCAAACTCACAAGTTAGTTGCAAAAGTTGAGCAAAAACTGGGAAACAATGAATATATTTTAGCAATAAGAAATAAATTGTATGTTGGGCAGAGTGTTCAGATAGTTAGCCCCGGAATAGAAGTGAGAGATTTTGTTATTCCTGAGATGATAAGGATTGGAAGAGGTCCTGAAGAAAGCGTTGACTCAGCTAATCCAAATTCTTTTGTGAGAATTAAAACAGATATAAAATTAGACGAACTTGATATGATGAGAATAATTTTATAA